A DNA window from Maribellus comscasis contains the following coding sequences:
- a CDS encoding TRAP transporter small permease, giving the protein MSIRKTIDKALEWVLVFLLSVLVLDVLWQVASRYILNSPSSYTDELAGYLLIWVGLLGAAYVAGKREHLAIDLLLQKSSPERKFKLEIFISVVVILFAITVMIVGGSWLVYTRFYLSVKSAALGMPLGAVYLVLPLSGILIAYFDIDNMYNMVKSNRKN; this is encoded by the coding sequence ATGAGTATACGAAAAACTATTGATAAAGCTTTGGAATGGGTGCTGGTATTTTTACTGAGTGTCCTTGTTCTGGATGTACTGTGGCAGGTGGCCAGCAGATACATTCTAAATTCACCAAGTAGTTATACTGATGAGTTGGCCGGGTATCTCCTTATTTGGGTTGGACTTCTCGGTGCTGCTTATGTTGCGGGGAAAAGAGAGCACCTCGCAATTGATTTACTTCTCCAGAAAAGCTCACCTGAAAGGAAGTTCAAGCTTGAAATTTTTATCAGTGTTGTGGTTATTCTTTTTGCCATTACCGTAATGATAGTTGGGGGAAGCTGGCTGGTTTATACGCGCTTTTATCTTTCAGTAAAATCAGCTGCTTTGGGAATGCCGCTGGGAGCCGTTTATCTGGTGTTGCCTTTGAGCGGAATTTTAATCGCTTACTTCGATATTGACAATATGTATAACATGGTTAAATCCAACCGGAAAAACTAA
- a CDS encoding bifunctional 4-hydroxy-2-oxoglutarate aldolase/2-dehydro-3-deoxy-phosphogluconate aldolase, translating into MARFSRIEVALKMNETGMVPVFYNKDPEVCKAVVKACYDGGVRVFEFTNRGDFATLVFAELNKWAIETCPEMIMGVGSVVDEATAAMYIALGTNFIVSPLIDEGTAKVCNKRKIAWSPGCGSVTEIGKAHELGAEVVKIFPGSQVGGPSFVKAVKGPMPWTSIMPTGGVTPTEDNLKAWIEAGATCVGMGSQLFPKEILAEKNYTYITDKCKEALQIIKKYKN; encoded by the coding sequence ATGGCCAGATTTTCCAGAATAGAAGTAGCATTAAAAATGAATGAAACCGGTATGGTTCCGGTTTTCTATAATAAAGACCCTGAAGTTTGTAAAGCAGTTGTAAAAGCATGTTACGATGGGGGAGTGCGTGTTTTTGAATTTACCAATCGTGGAGATTTTGCGACTCTGGTTTTTGCCGAATTGAATAAATGGGCAATAGAAACCTGCCCCGAGATGATTATGGGTGTGGGGTCAGTTGTTGATGAAGCAACCGCTGCAATGTATATTGCACTCGGAACCAATTTTATTGTTTCTCCGCTCATTGATGAAGGAACAGCGAAAGTTTGTAATAAACGCAAAATTGCCTGGAGCCCTGGTTGTGGTTCGGTTACAGAAATTGGCAAAGCCCACGAATTGGGTGCTGAAGTTGTAAAAATATTTCCTGGTTCTCAGGTTGGCGGACCTTCGTTTGTGAAGGCGGTAAAAGGCCCGATGCCATGGACAAGTATTATGCCAACAGGCGGCGTAACCCCAACTGAAGACAATTTGAAAGCATGGATTGAAGCTGGCGCAACGTGCGTTGGAATGGGGTCGCAGCTTTTCCCAAAAGAAATTTTAGCAGAAAAAAATTATACTTATATTACGGATAAATGTAAGGAAGCATTACAAATTATAAAAAAATATAAAAACTAA
- a CDS encoding DUF4861 family protein: MKNLILSFLLLLAISVHVNSQNSKNFNTQAYLGIKEGGEWVWVTKSSGKQQYEYQGGKFKAVTELTVDEKHTDHSFDIQFEGPGWESDKIGYRLYLDWRNAIDIFGKKTDKMVLHHVGLDGFDSYHEMQDWGVDVLKVGDALGIGSIAFWNGEKAIRVEKTDNIFCAVESGKKSSEVKINYQGWEIDNKKTDLTTTLRIEAGSYLTQYSIGLTNELSNLATGIVKLPDTEIKIINEIKPGWSCMITFGRQTLQNDNLGMCIFYKTNQLLKQTEDPNSHVLVLKPKNNKLTYYFGAAWEQDASGIKTMDDFVVLLQSQIKYLK, encoded by the coding sequence ATGAAAAACCTGATTTTATCTTTTTTGCTTCTTCTTGCAATTTCCGTTCATGTAAACAGCCAAAATTCAAAAAATTTCAATACACAAGCCTATCTTGGAATTAAAGAAGGCGGCGAATGGGTTTGGGTTACTAAAAGTAGTGGAAAACAGCAATATGAATATCAGGGCGGAAAATTTAAAGCCGTTACTGAACTTACGGTTGATGAAAAACACACCGACCATTCTTTTGATATTCAATTTGAAGGTCCCGGATGGGAATCGGATAAAATCGGTTACCGGCTTTATCTCGACTGGCGAAATGCCATCGACATATTTGGAAAGAAAACCGACAAAATGGTTTTACACCATGTTGGCCTTGACGGATTTGATTCGTATCACGAAATGCAGGACTGGGGTGTTGATGTACTAAAAGTGGGAGATGCACTGGGAATAGGATCCATTGCATTTTGGAACGGCGAAAAAGCCATCCGCGTTGAAAAAACCGATAATATTTTTTGCGCAGTAGAATCTGGAAAAAAAAGCTCGGAAGTTAAAATAAACTATCAGGGCTGGGAAATCGATAACAAAAAAACGGATTTAACAACCACACTAAGAATAGAGGCAGGAAGTTATCTTACTCAATACTCCATTGGTTTAACAAATGAGCTTTCCAACCTGGCAACGGGAATTGTTAAACTTCCTGATACGGAAATCAAAATTATCAACGAAATTAAACCGGGATGGAGTTGCATGATAACTTTTGGCAGGCAAACGTTACAAAACGACAACCTGGGAATGTGTATATTCTACAAAACCAACCAGCTACTCAAACAAACTGAAGACCCAAACAGCCATGTCCTGGTTCTAAAACCCAAAAATAACAAACTGACTTACTATTTTGGAGCTGCTTGGGAACAGGATGCTTCAGGGATAAAAACGATGGACGATTTTGTAGTTTTACTTCAATCTCAAATAAAATATTTAAAATAA
- the uxaC gene encoding glucuronate isomerase, whose product MKKFMDENFLLQTETAQELYHNHAAKMPIFDYHCHIPPQEVAEDKQFKNITQIWLYGDHYKWRAMRSNGVNERYCTGDASDWEKFEKWAETVPQTLRNPLYHWTHLELKKFFGIDKLLSPVTAKEIWEECNAKLQTSDYSVRNIIRKANVHTICTTDDPVDSLEHHQAIKEDGFEVAVLPAWRPDKAMAVESAKTYNAYLETLEEAAGENIGSFAALMDALDSRHQFFHDSGCRLSDHGLETAMAEDYTEAEINTIFNKIRKGNDLNPDEILKFKSCMLYEFGIMDHSRGWTQQFHLGALRNNNTRLFKKLGADTGFDSIGDFEIAKSLSKFLDRLDKENKLSKTVLYNLNPRDNELIGTMIGNFQDGSVPGKMQFGSGWWFLDQKDGMEKQINALSNLGLLSRFVGMLTDSRSFLSYTRHEYFRRTLCNLLGNDVENGEIPHDMELLGQMVENICFNNAKEYFKFE is encoded by the coding sequence ATGAAAAAATTCATGGACGAAAATTTCCTGTTGCAGACAGAAACAGCACAGGAATTATATCATAATCATGCGGCTAAAATGCCAATTTTTGATTATCACTGTCACATTCCACCTCAGGAAGTTGCAGAAGACAAACAGTTTAAAAATATTACTCAGATTTGGTTGTACGGCGATCATTACAAATGGAGAGCCATGCGTTCCAACGGAGTAAACGAACGCTATTGTACCGGCGATGCTTCTGATTGGGAAAAGTTTGAAAAATGGGCAGAAACGGTTCCGCAAACGTTGCGTAACCCATTGTATCATTGGACTCATTTAGAATTAAAAAAATTCTTCGGAATTGATAAATTGTTGAGTCCGGTTACTGCAAAAGAAATTTGGGAAGAATGTAATGCAAAATTGCAAACTTCAGATTATTCCGTTCGAAATATTATTCGTAAAGCAAACGTACACACCATTTGTACAACTGACGATCCCGTTGATTCTCTGGAACATCATCAGGCAATAAAAGAAGATGGCTTTGAAGTAGCGGTACTTCCCGCCTGGAGACCAGACAAAGCAATGGCGGTTGAAAGTGCAAAAACGTACAACGCTTATTTGGAAACGTTGGAAGAAGCTGCCGGTGAGAATATTGGCTCATTTGCTGCTTTGATGGATGCGCTTGACAGTCGTCACCAGTTTTTCCACGACAGCGGTTGTCGTTTGTCAGACCATGGTTTGGAAACAGCAATGGCCGAAGATTACACCGAAGCCGAAATAAATACTATTTTCAATAAAATAAGAAAAGGGAATGATTTGAATCCGGATGAGATTTTGAAATTCAAATCGTGCATGTTGTACGAATTCGGAATTATGGATCATTCTCGCGGATGGACGCAGCAATTCCATTTGGGAGCGCTTCGGAACAACAACACCCGCTTGTTCAAAAAATTGGGAGCCGACACTGGTTTTGATTCGATTGGCGACTTTGAAATTGCAAAATCGCTTTCTAAATTTTTGGACAGACTCGATAAAGAAAATAAACTTTCGAAAACAGTATTGTATAATCTGAACCCGCGTGATAATGAACTTATCGGTACAATGATTGGAAACTTTCAGGATGGTTCTGTTCCCGGGAAAATGCAATTTGGTTCCGGCTGGTGGTTCCTCGACCAAAAAGACGGAATGGAAAAACAAATAAATGCGCTTTCCAACCTTGGTTTGTTAAGTCGTTTTGTTGGAATGTTAACCGATTCAAGAAGCTTTTTGTCGTACACCCGCCACGAATATTTCAGGAGAACTTTGTGTAATTTGTTGGGCAACGATGTCGAAAATGGTGAAATTCCTCACGATATGGAATTGTTAGGGCAAATGGTTGAAAATATTTGTTTCAACAATGCAAAAGAGTATTTTAAATTTGAATAA
- a CDS encoding magnesium-dependent phosphatase-1, producing the protein MSFDVFVFDLDFTLWDAGGTWCDATNPPYVWRNNKLLDRSGRWISLYPDVIAVLEELKNQNKFIAAASRTYEPEWAQDLLNLFDIDKYFDTKEIYPASKISHFKKIRRFLDVPYQRMVFFDDEYRNIEDVSGLGVEAIFVRNGIDLKMVDKFL; encoded by the coding sequence ATGAGTTTTGACGTTTTCGTTTTCGATTTGGATTTTACACTTTGGGATGCCGGTGGAACCTGGTGCGATGCTACAAATCCACCCTATGTTTGGAGGAATAACAAATTATTGGATCGATCCGGAAGATGGATAAGTTTGTATCCGGATGTAATTGCGGTTTTGGAAGAGTTGAAAAATCAGAATAAGTTCATTGCAGCTGCTTCCCGGACTTATGAGCCGGAATGGGCGCAGGATTTATTGAATCTGTTTGACATCGATAAATATTTCGATACAAAAGAAATTTATCCGGCCTCAAAAATCTCGCATTTCAAAAAAATCCGGCGTTTTTTGGATGTTCCTTATCAACGCATGGTGTTTTTTGATGATGAGTACAGAAATATTGAAGATGTTTCGGGGTTAGGAGTAGAAGCCATTTTTGTGAGAAATGGAATAGATTTGAAAATGGTTGATAAATTTCTTTGA
- a CDS encoding Nramp family divalent metal transporter, with product MPMQTDPYILSGESIKSAPTSLLGKFRYLGPGFILSASVVGSGELISTTTLGAKAGFVTFWVILVSCAVKVAIQLEFGKQAIRTGETVFTSLNKIGGPRFGKQKANWSLWTWFFLWLFKPLQLGGIIGGVAITLNMAFPSLSITSFAIIVGIIVATMVFKGYYFFIEKVSVVLMLLFTTFTVVAVFMLQYTGFAFTQSDVLEGLKFQLPPAAVGFAIAAFGLTGVGGDEIVAYNYWCLEKGYARFTGPFEESDEWRKRARGWIKVMNLDAILSMVVYTLVTAAFYLLGAAVLYKRGEIPGGFEMIETLSKMYTHSFGPWAKDFFLFGSFVVLFSTLFSALAARTRIFSDLFGQLGWIDFFNLKQRKRTVAILAWVFPFLWVIALLWVKSPVFMVTIGGIITFFMLLIIVYAGLHFRYKQKQFGLESSKFYDISLWVSCLVIFLVGLYGAISLI from the coding sequence ATGCCAATGCAAACCGATCCGTATATTCTCTCCGGGGAAAGTATAAAAAGTGCCCCCACTTCTTTGTTGGGAAAATTCAGATATTTAGGCCCCGGATTTATTTTGTCGGCATCGGTTGTTGGCTCCGGCGAGTTAATTTCCACAACAACTTTAGGTGCAAAAGCCGGTTTTGTTACGTTTTGGGTTATTCTGGTAAGTTGTGCAGTGAAAGTTGCCATTCAGCTTGAATTTGGAAAGCAAGCCATTCGCACCGGGGAAACGGTGTTTACTTCGCTGAATAAAATTGGCGGTCCCCGCTTTGGAAAACAAAAAGCCAACTGGAGTCTTTGGACATGGTTTTTTCTTTGGCTTTTTAAACCACTTCAGTTGGGTGGAATTATTGGCGGCGTGGCCATTACTTTAAATATGGCTTTCCCGTCACTAAGTATCACAAGTTTTGCGATTATTGTTGGCATTATTGTGGCCACCATGGTTTTTAAAGGCTACTACTTTTTTATTGAAAAAGTATCAGTTGTGTTGATGCTGCTGTTTACAACGTTTACAGTTGTCGCTGTTTTTATGCTTCAATACACTGGTTTTGCTTTTACGCAAAGCGACGTACTGGAAGGCTTGAAGTTTCAGCTTCCGCCCGCAGCGGTTGGATTTGCAATTGCTGCTTTTGGACTCACAGGAGTTGGCGGTGACGAAATTGTGGCTTACAATTATTGGTGTCTGGAAAAAGGATATGCAAGGTTTACCGGTCCGTTTGAAGAATCAGATGAATGGCGGAAACGCGCCAGGGGCTGGATTAAAGTTATGAACCTGGATGCCATTTTATCGATGGTTGTTTACACGCTGGTAACGGCGGCTTTTTATTTGCTCGGGGCGGCGGTACTTTATAAAAGAGGTGAAATTCCGGGTGGTTTCGAAATGATTGAAACACTTTCAAAAATGTACACGCATTCATTTGGGCCCTGGGCAAAAGACTTTTTTCTTTTCGGCTCTTTTGTGGTTTTGTTTTCAACTTTATTTTCTGCATTGGCAGCCCGCACGCGAATTTTCTCTGATTTGTTTGGACAACTCGGATGGATTGATTTTTTCAACCTAAAACAACGCAAAAGAACAGTAGCAATTTTGGCCTGGGTATTTCCGTTTTTATGGGTAATTGCACTTTTGTGGGTAAAATCGCCGGTGTTTATGGTAACCATTGGCGGAATTATTACATTTTTTATGTTATTAATAATTGTTTACGCCGGATTACATTTTAGATATAAACAAAAACAATTTGGCCTCGAATCCTCAAAATTCTATGATATTTCATTGTGGGTGAGTTGTTTGGTTATATTTTTAGTCGGTTTGTACGGTGCGATTTCGCTAATTTAG
- a CDS encoding sugar kinase, translating into MSNKVITFGEIMLRLATPDYLRFSQSPQLTATFGGGEANVAVSLANYGVPVDFVTRLPKNDIGRACMMDLRKYGVGTDKIVWGGERLGIYFLETGAVSRGSKVVYDRAHSAVSEIQPGMIGWDKVFEGANWFHWTGITPAISQSAADVCLEAIKKANELGVTVSCDLNYRKNLWKYGKTAGEVMPELVAGTDVILGNEEDAEKVLGIKPEGIDVTGGHVEGAAYESVSKQIMAQFPRCKKVITTLRGSVNANHNSWSGVLWDGEKLYEAPTYQITHIVDRVGGGDSFMGGLIYGLLTYTDDDQKALNFAVAASCLKHTIYGDFNQVTVDDVEKLMGGDASGRVAR; encoded by the coding sequence ATGAGTAATAAAGTAATAACCTTTGGCGAAATTATGTTGCGCTTGGCAACACCCGATTATCTGCGTTTTTCACAAAGCCCTCAGCTGACAGCTACTTTTGGAGGAGGAGAAGCGAATGTTGCTGTTTCTCTGGCAAACTATGGCGTTCCTGTAGATTTTGTAACCCGTCTCCCGAAAAATGATATTGGCCGGGCTTGTATGATGGATTTGAGAAAATACGGAGTTGGAACCGATAAAATTGTTTGGGGAGGAGAACGCCTCGGAATTTATTTTTTGGAAACCGGTGCAGTGAGCCGCGGCAGTAAAGTGGTTTACGACCGTGCGCATTCAGCTGTTTCTGAGATTCAACCCGGAATGATCGGCTGGGACAAAGTTTTTGAAGGAGCAAATTGGTTTCACTGGACAGGAATAACACCCGCCATTTCGCAAAGTGCTGCCGATGTTTGTTTGGAAGCCATTAAAAAAGCAAATGAATTGGGAGTAACCGTTTCCTGTGATTTGAATTATCGCAAAAATCTTTGGAAATACGGCAAGACGGCAGGCGAAGTAATGCCGGAACTGGTTGCCGGAACAGATGTTATTTTAGGAAATGAAGAAGATGCCGAGAAAGTTCTTGGAATAAAACCGGAAGGAATTGACGTAACCGGAGGTCATGTGGAAGGAGCTGCTTACGAATCGGTTTCAAAACAGATTATGGCGCAGTTCCCGAGATGTAAAAAGGTAATCACAACATTGCGTGGTTCTGTAAACGCAAATCACAACAGTTGGTCGGGTGTACTTTGGGACGGAGAGAAACTGTATGAAGCACCAACTTATCAGATTACACATATTGTCGATCGCGTAGGTGGTGGCGATTCTTTTATGGGCGGTCTCATTTACGGATTGTTGACATATACTGACGACGACCAAAAAGCATTGAATTTTGCGGTTGCCGCTTCTTGTTTGAAACACACCATTTACGGCGATTTTAACCAGGTTACTGTTGATGACGTCGAAAAATTAATGGGCGGAGACGCATCAGGAAGAGTTGCGAGGTAG
- a CDS encoding tagaturonate epimerase family protein: MGELFGYIFSRFVRCDFANLESEYICITSKKLLPQKNISILSCSYTEVFFYSKKIVNQTNKMELGKYSFGTGDRFNHEGEAQLSALITATSEGVEVTPVWNKSNREHNIVHSEPEGTRKEADAAVKNLGWEGPYFVDADHINLTNVDRFIEHCNFFTLDVAMYIGNESAVEDVLKFKKSCEALGTEVSIAGISEPIVITDELLDVVAGKYLAAVKEAGKIYRHIESAKGTGNFVTEVSMDEVEEPQTPVDMFFILKMIAEEKIPAQTIAPKFTGRFNKGVDYVGDTVQFAKEFEEDVLVIEHAVKGFGLPEDLKLSVHSGSDKFTIYPIMAEIIKKHDKGIHVKTAGTTWLEEVIGLSISGDAGLEASKEIYKKALERKEELCAPYADVIDIDDSKLPTPEEVDGWDGEKYSNTLRHIPGHADYNSNFRQLIHVGYKVAAEMGEKYTDLLKENAEVVGSCVEENIYERHLKRLFDL, encoded by the coding sequence GTGGGTGAGTTGTTTGGTTATATTTTTAGTCGGTTTGTACGGTGCGATTTCGCTAATTTAGAATCAGAATATATTTGTATAACATCAAAAAAGCTTTTGCCACAAAAAAATATATCTATACTTTCGTGTTCGTACACGGAAGTGTTTTTTTACAGCAAAAAAATAGTAAATCAAACAAATAAAATGGAACTAGGTAAATACAGTTTTGGAACCGGAGACCGGTTTAATCATGAGGGAGAAGCTCAGTTAAGCGCTTTGATAACAGCTACTTCTGAAGGAGTAGAGGTTACTCCGGTTTGGAATAAGTCAAACAGAGAACACAATATTGTTCATTCAGAACCTGAAGGAACACGAAAAGAAGCTGATGCAGCCGTTAAAAATCTCGGTTGGGAGGGCCCCTATTTTGTTGATGCCGACCATATTAATCTTACCAATGTGGATCGTTTTATTGAACATTGCAATTTTTTTACACTCGATGTTGCAATGTATATTGGGAACGAATCAGCAGTGGAAGATGTTCTTAAATTTAAAAAATCGTGCGAAGCTTTGGGAACGGAAGTTTCTATTGCAGGGATTTCGGAACCAATTGTAATTACCGATGAACTTTTGGATGTTGTTGCAGGTAAATATCTGGCAGCTGTAAAAGAAGCAGGAAAAATTTATCGTCACATTGAGTCGGCAAAAGGAACCGGAAATTTTGTTACCGAAGTTTCCATGGACGAAGTGGAAGAACCACAAACGCCGGTGGATATGTTTTTTATCCTTAAAATGATTGCAGAGGAAAAAATTCCGGCTCAAACAATCGCACCAAAATTTACTGGTCGTTTTAATAAAGGAGTCGATTATGTTGGCGACACCGTTCAATTTGCCAAAGAATTTGAAGAGGACGTGTTGGTAATTGAACACGCAGTAAAAGGATTTGGTCTTCCTGAAGATTTAAAATTGAGCGTGCATTCTGGTTCTGATAAATTTACTATTTATCCGATAATGGCCGAAATTATAAAAAAACACGATAAGGGTATTCACGTAAAAACAGCCGGTACTACCTGGTTGGAAGAAGTTATCGGATTGTCTATTTCGGGTGATGCCGGTTTGGAAGCTTCCAAAGAGATTTATAAAAAAGCACTGGAAAGAAAAGAAGAATTGTGCGCTCCTTATGCCGACGTAATCGATATTGATGATTCAAAATTGCCAACACCGGAAGAAGTAGATGGTTGGGATGGTGAAAAATATTCAAACACCTTGCGACATATTCCGGGGCATGCTGATTATAACTCTAACTTCCGACAGCTCATTCACGTAGGTTACAAAGTGGCTGCCGAAATGGGTGAAAAATATACTGATTTGTTAAAGGAAAATGCTGAAGTAGTAGGTTCTTGTGTGGAAGAAAATATTTACGAACGTCACCTGAAACGCTTATTCGATTTGTAA
- a CDS encoding TRAP transporter substrate-binding protein encodes MKYNRIVLVAGVVLLFLVTSCSTHSEKTELKLAHGLPTDHPVHKAMMFMAQRCSELSDGQLTIEVYPAEQLGSEQQCVELVQIGSLAITKVSAAVMESFTDAYKVFGLPYIFKSKEHSFKIMDGEIGKDLLLSTEDKWIRGLTYYDAGSRSFYTIDKPIHTPDDLAGLKIRVMRSITAVEMIRALGGSATPISWGELYTALQSGVVDGAENNPPSLYTSRHYEVCKYYSLDEHTTIPDVLVVSKIIWDKLSEQEQEWLQQAADESAVLERKLWAESEKESLEEVQKAGVEVIYPDKAPFIEKVQPLLESYKDNEVIYSYIKRIQAVK; translated from the coding sequence ATGAAATACAACAGAATAGTACTTGTTGCGGGAGTCGTTTTATTGTTTTTGGTGACTTCCTGTAGTACACATTCAGAAAAAACAGAACTAAAGCTTGCACACGGCCTGCCAACAGATCATCCGGTACACAAGGCCATGATGTTTATGGCTCAGCGATGCTCTGAACTGTCTGATGGACAGTTAACTATTGAAGTTTATCCGGCGGAACAACTTGGTTCGGAACAGCAATGTGTGGAACTGGTGCAAATTGGAAGTCTGGCAATAACCAAGGTTTCTGCCGCGGTTATGGAAAGTTTTACTGACGCGTACAAAGTGTTTGGGCTTCCCTATATTTTTAAATCAAAAGAACACTCCTTCAAAATTATGGACGGAGAAATTGGGAAGGATTTGTTGTTGAGTACGGAAGATAAATGGATTCGCGGATTAACTTATTACGATGCAGGTTCACGCAGTTTTTATACTATCGATAAACCCATTCATACACCGGACGATTTGGCGGGGTTGAAGATCAGGGTAATGCGAAGTATTACTGCTGTGGAAATGATTCGGGCACTTGGAGGTTCAGCTACACCAATTTCATGGGGAGAATTATACACCGCGTTGCAAAGTGGCGTGGTTGACGGAGCGGAAAATAATCCGCCAAGTCTTTATACATCGCGTCATTACGAAGTTTGTAAATACTATTCTTTGGATGAACACACAACGATTCCTGATGTGCTGGTAGTAAGTAAAATTATTTGGGATAAGTTGAGTGAACAGGAACAAGAATGGCTGCAACAAGCTGCAGATGAGTCTGCTGTGTTGGAACGTAAACTTTGGGCAGAATCGGAAAAAGAGTCGTTGGAGGAAGTGCAAAAAGCCGGTGTTGAGGTGATTTATCCTGATAAAGCTCCCTTTATTGAAAAAGTTCAGCCGCTTCTCGAGAGTTATAAAGACAATGAAGTTATCTATTCTTATATAAAACGAATTCAGGCTGTTAAATAA
- a CDS encoding TRAP transporter large permease, whose translation MEFFEIFVLVFSFIILLVIGVPIAFSIGISGILTMLVSIDMIPALTTFSQRMATGLDSFALLAIPFFILAGNIMNSGGIAIRLIDFARILVGGIPGGVAMVNVLANMLFGAISGSAAASASAIGSIMQPEMKKEGYPDNFSAAVNITSATTGLSIPPSNILIVYSLASGGVSITALFLAGYLPGILTGLGIIITAITMLIYKRSGTKAAMRALGIVTLIAVGIVAAYKGVSFSRANFSAGLNRVLLYLVVAAFAVWAVIKTIRNKEKAKVGTKKFLDAIPSLLMLVIVIGGIVAGFFTATEASAIAVLYALVLSFIYRQIKIKDLPDIFLRSVKTTGVVMLLVATCLGLSWIMAYENIPQNVSEGLLSVTSNPFMILLIINMILLFVGVFMDMTPAVLIFTPIFLPIVTAMGVDPIHFGIIMVLNLSVGLCTPPVGSVLFIGCSVAGLSIDKVIKPLLPMFIAMVIVLLLVTYIPDISLWLPKSLGF comes from the coding sequence ATGGAATTTTTTGAAATATTTGTGCTTGTATTTAGCTTTATAATTTTACTTGTAATTGGAGTCCCGATTGCATTTAGTATTGGTATCTCCGGAATCTTAACCATGTTGGTAAGCATCGATATGATTCCTGCGCTTACGACTTTTTCACAACGGATGGCCACCGGGCTCGACAGTTTTGCGTTGCTTGCTATCCCATTTTTTATATTGGCCGGGAACATTATGAATAGTGGGGGAATAGCGATTCGGCTGATTGATTTTGCGCGTATTTTAGTTGGCGGAATTCCCGGAGGTGTTGCCATGGTTAACGTTTTGGCCAATATGTTGTTTGGTGCTATTTCCGGTTCTGCAGCTGCGTCTGCTTCTGCAATCGGAAGTATTATGCAACCGGAAATGAAAAAAGAAGGTTACCCCGACAATTTCAGCGCCGCAGTAAATATTACATCTGCAACAACGGGGCTGTCTATTCCTCCAAGTAACATTCTTATTGTATATTCATTGGCAAGTGGCGGGGTTTCAATTACTGCACTTTTCCTGGCTGGTTATTTACCTGGGATTCTTACCGGGCTGGGAATTATAATTACTGCCATTACCATGCTGATTTATAAAAGAAGTGGAACAAAAGCAGCAATGAGGGCTTTGGGGATTGTTACTTTAATTGCCGTTGGGATCGTCGCTGCATATAAAGGCGTTTCATTTTCACGTGCTAATTTCTCTGCAGGGTTAAACCGGGTTTTACTGTATTTGGTAGTGGCTGCTTTTGCAGTTTGGGCCGTTATAAAAACCATTCGGAACAAGGAAAAGGCAAAGGTTGGCACGAAAAAATTCCTCGACGCTATCCCTAGTTTGTTGATGTTGGTAATTGTTATTGGTGGTATTGTTGCCGGATTTTTTACAGCAACTGAAGCGTCAGCAATTGCAGTTTTATATGCCTTAGTCTTGTCGTTTATCTATCGTCAGATAAAAATTAAAGATTTGCCTGATATTTTTCTTCGTTCTGTAAAAACTACGGGTGTTGTAATGCTTTTAGTTGCTACCTGTTTGGGCTTATCGTGGATTATGGCGTATGAAAATATTCCGCAAAATGTTAGTGAAGGTTTACTTTCTGTGACAAGCAATCCGTTTATGATTTTGCTTATCATTAACATGATTTTGCTTTTTGTGGGTGTATTTATGGATATGACTCCGGCAGTTTTGATTTTTACTCCAATATTCCTTCCAATTGTTACAGCAATGGGAGTTGACCCGATTCATTTTGGGATTATTATGGTATTGAACCTGAGTGTTGGACTTTGTACTCCGCCGGTTGGTTCAGTATTGTTTATTGGTTGTAGTGTCGCCGGCTTAAGTATCGACAAAGTAATCAAACCACTTTTGCCAATGTTTATTGCAATGGTAATCGTTCTGTTGTTGGTAACTTATATTCCGGACATTTCACTTTGGTTACCCAAAAGTTTAGGATTCTAA